DNA sequence from the Vicia villosa cultivar HV-30 ecotype Madison, WI linkage group LG3, Vvil1.0, whole genome shotgun sequence genome:
AAATTAGGATTTCAATTCAACCATAATGGAAGAGGTGAAAGAGGAACCATGGGACAACTCGTCATGGTCACGTTCGGTAAGCGAAACAGTAAATGGGTCGCACGAATTAACGATAAAGGGCTATTCTTTATCCAAAGGAATGGGAGCTGGGAGATACATCACCAGTGACACTTTCAGCGTCGGTGGTTACGATTGGGCTGTTTACTTTTACCCTGACGGGAAGAATCCTGAAGATAATTCTATGTATGTTTCGGTTTTCATTGCGCTTGCTAGTGAGGGTACTGATGTTAGGGCTTTGTTCAAATTGACATTGCTTGATCAGACTTCAAAGGGGAATCACAAAGTTCATAGCCATTTTGATCGTCCTCTTGAGAGTGGTCCTTATACTCTCAAGTATAGAGGCAGCATGTGGTTCGTTATTTCGCATTTATAAAGTTCATGTTTTTGAGGTTTTGGAATTTTAGGGTTTTCAGTTTGGTGTAATTGAATTATTGAACTTCACGTGTTTCGTGTTGTAGGGGTTACAAGCGTTTTTTTAAGAGGCCGGTGTTGGAAAATTCGGAGTATTTGAAGGATGATTGTCTTGTTATGCACTGCACGGTTGGTGTTGTTAAGACGCGTTTTGAAAGATCTAAGCATGGTGTTGTTGTGCCTGCTTCTGATATGGGTAAAGATTTCAAGGATTTGTTTGAGTCTCAAGTTGGTTGTGACATTGTTTTTAAGGTCAAGAGTGAAAGCTTTAAGGCTCATAAGTTGATTCTTGCTGCTCGGTCGCCTGTGTTTAGAGCTCAGTTTTATGGACTTGTTGGGGATCCTTGCTTAGAGGAAGTAGTGGTAGAGGATATTGAACCCTTTATCTTCAAGGTAAGTTGTTATCATATAGTATAATGATATATCTGGATAGTGAAATGATTCTGCATTTCTACATTGTATGAAAAAATGAATGCTTAATCCCACTTGTGATATATGAACCATACTAGCTAGTTCTCAATTTGCTTTGGTACATGGTACGGGTTTGGGTACAAGAGTGGGGTATATATAGTTGGTACTGGTACATTATTTGGGTTCATGGTAATCCTAATATTATGATTGGTAGGCTA
Encoded proteins:
- the LOC131661901 gene encoding BTB/POZ and MATH domain-containing protein 3-like gives rise to the protein MEEVKEEPWDNSSWSRSVSETVNGSHELTIKGYSLSKGMGAGRYITSDTFSVGGYDWAVYFYPDGKNPEDNSMYVSVFIALASEGTDVRALFKLTLLDQTSKGNHKVHSHFDRPLESGPYTLKYRGSMWGYKRFFKRPVLENSEYLKDDCLVMHCTVGVVKTRFERSKHGVVVPASDMGKDFKDLFESQVGCDIVFKVKSESFKAHKLILAARSPVFRAQFYGLVGDPCLEEVVVEDIEPFIFKAMLLFIYSDKIPEIYEVMGSIPMCSYTVMVQHLLAAADLYNLDRLKMLCESRLCEEINTETVATTLSLAEQHHCPQLKAICLKFIANPKNLGAVMQSEAFLHLKDSCPTMLMELLEIFASADHTSSLLLSRKRSVSSIYGQDLTDGGGAESVNPNCRRTRRRT